A region from the Variovorax sp. V93 genome encodes:
- a CDS encoding type VI secretion system Vgr family protein, giving the protein MDRILKAYSPLGEDQLLFRAMHGTEGLSQLFEFEVELLSPRRSIDAGEVLGKALALEMRTAGGTRFLHGQIVRFAAVGRESSGSRYTVHRATVRPWLWFLTRSSGNKVFQNKSVVEILEEVFGGYGFAFEKKLSGSYRPWELCVQYEESDFDFVSRLMELEGIYYYFKHEKNKHTLVLADDIGAHEDIPGYASIDYFAADLDASDDLEVIDAWQATEEIRSGSYALDDFNFTTFKADLRTVRSQPRTHANADYEMYEWLGDYTDVAQAEHYARVRLEESQSLAARSSGHATVRGMAPGYRFSMRNSPRESDNCEYLVVSVSYALREGGYATGAAPGAYSFGFTAQPTDNPFRAARRTPMPRTTGPQTATVVGPEGSEIWTDQYGRVKVQFHWDREGQRNENSSSWVRVSQAWAGDGFGTVHVPRIGQEVVVDFIAGRIDRPIVIGRVYNADQMPPFDLPSEATRSGIVSRSTPGGAVANANVLAFEDRTGAEQILLHAQRNLDVEVEGDETHTTQKTRTTLIKGHESATYESGEERHITNGAEETIDDGETRTVTGGAIETVKGGETRTIEDGATERISGGELRTVNGGINETVNGDVVVTINGTVLRLVSGADIRVTGSGRVEIVNAVDITLVQGPKLKTVLGPKIVYAPSMRNTSTDYVISTTTFKLNATGTVINTPEQHVNAADQSWWNQLTRESYWHQRLFVLASLDLFGNKIQTSIINSLLQPGMFVNLSVLNWVQAKKVTDVPWAKIAAGLASLRSGGKQKTTSGMEVES; this is encoded by the coding sequence ATGGACCGGATATTGAAAGCCTACTCGCCGTTGGGCGAAGACCAACTATTGTTCCGTGCCATGCATGGCACGGAAGGACTTTCGCAGTTGTTCGAGTTCGAGGTGGAATTACTAAGTCCACGACGATCGATCGACGCCGGCGAGGTGCTGGGCAAAGCGCTCGCGCTAGAGATGCGGACGGCCGGCGGCACCCGGTTCCTCCATGGCCAAATCGTGCGTTTCGCTGCGGTTGGCCGCGAAAGCAGTGGTTCGCGCTACACCGTGCACCGTGCGACGGTGCGGCCCTGGTTGTGGTTTCTCACGCGTTCGAGCGGCAACAAGGTTTTTCAGAACAAGTCGGTGGTTGAGATCCTCGAGGAAGTCTTTGGGGGCTACGGTTTTGCATTCGAGAAAAAGCTTTCGGGCAGCTACAGGCCATGGGAGCTCTGCGTGCAATATGAAGAGAGCGACTTCGACTTTGTGAGCCGCCTGATGGAGCTCGAGGGCATCTATTACTATTTCAAGCACGAGAAAAACAAGCACACGCTTGTTCTGGCCGATGACATCGGGGCGCACGAAGACATTCCAGGGTATGCCAGCATCGATTACTTTGCTGCTGATCTGGACGCCAGCGACGATCTGGAGGTCATCGACGCTTGGCAAGCGACCGAGGAAATCCGCTCGGGTAGTTACGCCTTGGACGACTTCAACTTCACGACATTCAAGGCCGATCTCCGCACTGTTCGCAGCCAGCCTCGCACGCATGCCAACGCCGACTACGAAATGTACGAATGGCTCGGCGACTACACCGATGTAGCGCAGGCCGAACACTACGCGCGCGTCCGGCTGGAGGAATCGCAATCTCTAGCCGCACGCAGCTCTGGGCATGCGACCGTGCGTGGAATGGCGCCGGGCTATCGCTTCAGCATGCGCAACTCGCCGCGCGAAAGCGACAACTGCGAATATCTGGTCGTGTCGGTGTCCTATGCATTGCGTGAAGGCGGCTATGCGACGGGCGCAGCCCCGGGCGCGTACAGCTTCGGCTTCACGGCCCAACCCACGGACAATCCGTTCCGCGCGGCGCGGCGCACGCCGATGCCCCGCACGACGGGCCCGCAGACCGCCACGGTGGTGGGTCCCGAAGGTTCGGAGATCTGGACTGACCAATACGGCCGCGTGAAAGTGCAGTTTCACTGGGACCGCGAAGGCCAGCGCAACGAGAACAGCTCGAGCTGGGTGCGGGTTTCGCAGGCTTGGGCGGGCGATGGATTCGGTACCGTTCACGTTCCGCGGATCGGCCAGGAGGTGGTGGTCGACTTTATCGCGGGCCGCATCGATCGACCCATCGTCATTGGCCGCGTCTACAACGCCGACCAGATGCCACCGTTCGATCTGCCGAGCGAAGCCACCCGAAGCGGCATTGTTTCACGGTCCACGCCGGGGGGCGCAGTCGCCAATGCCAACGTGCTCGCCTTCGAGGACCGGACAGGTGCCGAGCAGATCCTGCTGCATGCGCAGCGCAACCTCGACGTGGAGGTGGAGGGCGACGAGACGCACACCACGCAGAAGACGCGCACAACCTTGATCAAGGGGCACGAATCGGCGACCTACGAATCAGGCGAAGAGCGGCACATCACGAACGGCGCGGAAGAAACCATCGACGATGGCGAGACGCGTACGGTGACAGGTGGAGCGATCGAGACGGTGAAAGGCGGAGAGACGCGCACGATCGAGGATGGCGCGACCGAGAGGATCAGCGGGGGCGAGTTGCGCACGGTCAACGGCGGCATCAACGAAACAGTGAACGGCGATGTCGTTGTGACCATCAATGGCACCGTGTTGCGCCTCGTGAGCGGCGCCGATATTCGCGTCACCGGTAGCGGCCGGGTGGAGATCGTCAATGCGGTGGACATCACCCTGGTTCAGGGCCCAAAGCTGAAGACTGTACTGGGGCCCAAGATCGTCTATGCGCCCAGCATGCGCAATACCAGCACGGACTACGTCATTTCCACCACCACGTTCAAGCTCAATGCGACCGGCACCGTGATCAACACGCCGGAGCAACATGTCAACGCCGCCGACCAGAGCTGGTGGAACCAACTCACGAGGGAATCCTATTGGCACCAGAGATTGTTCGTCCTCGCCAGCCTGGACCTGTTTGGAAACAAGATACAGACGTCGATCATCAATTCGCTGCTCCAACCGGGAATGTTCGTGAACCTTTCGGTGCTCAACTGGGTTCAAGCGAAAAAAGTGACCGATGTGCCATGGGCGAAGATTGCGGCAGGGCTCGCCTCATTGCGCTCCGGGGGCAAGCAGAAGACGACCAGCGGTATGGAAGTCGAAAGCTGA
- a CDS encoding type VI secretion system Vgr family protein, which produces MARVVSARTPLGEDQLLFRSMAGTEGLSQLFEFEVELLSPSAALDLKSVLGKPLSLEIQTAVAGEPRFLNGQIVRFSMVGREGGTSRHTVYRASVRPWLWYLTRSSDNKIFQNKSVVEILEEVFGDYGFAFEKKLSGSYRQWEYCVQYNESDFAFVSRLMELEGIYYYFKHEKDQHTLVLADDIGAHEAMPGYDTIDYFAADREITEDMEVIREWQPSEEIRSGSYTVDDFNFTTPKGDLMNVRSQPRPHDNADYEIHEWLGDYPAAGDGEHYARVRLEETQALAQRSAGQATVRGMAPGYKFTMRNSPRSDDNQEYLAVAVSYALREGGYATGAAPGEYNFDFVVQPTSLAFRAPRQTPVPRTSGPQTATVVGPEGEEIWTDQYGRVKVQFHWDRYGQRNENSSRFVRVSQIWAGERFGGVFTPRIGQEVVVDFIGGRVDRPVIVGRVYNADQMPPFALPGEATKSGIVTRSSKGGSPANANAFVFEDKMGAEQILLHAERNLDVEVEGDETHTTEKTRTTLIKGHESATYESGEERHITGGAVETIDGGEERTVTGGATETVKGGETRTIKGGATETITGGETRLVNDGIKETVNGDLVLSVNGSHIRLVAGADIRITGGGRIELVNAIDLKAVLGPDITVVAGPKIVYAPTIINHTDNYTIKAKNYTLNADVTIINTPNKTVNATDQHWLLGFLKILTRNQVKAIAAATDFYGVKLQLCINNMQFNGVFQNWATYFMLDAPFKLVLGEKKGKKAGAVNIRKTSFYFTNYFKIKKS; this is translated from the coding sequence ATGGCGAGAGTCGTAAGCGCGCGCACCCCACTGGGTGAGGACCAACTGCTGTTCCGCTCGATGGCGGGCACCGAGGGCCTGTCGCAGCTGTTCGAGTTCGAGGTCGAGTTGCTGAGCCCGAGTGCTGCGCTGGATCTGAAGTCGGTGCTGGGCAAGCCGCTGTCGCTGGAGATCCAGACGGCAGTGGCGGGCGAGCCGCGCTTTCTGAACGGGCAGATCGTTCGCTTCTCGATGGTGGGGCGCGAAGGCGGCACCTCGCGCCACACCGTGTACCGGGCGAGCGTGCGGCCGTGGCTGTGGTACCTCACGCGCTCGAGCGACAACAAGATCTTCCAGAACAAGAGCGTGGTGGAAATCCTGGAGGAGGTGTTCGGCGACTACGGCTTCGCGTTCGAGAAGAAATTGAGCGGCAGCTACCGTCAGTGGGAGTACTGCGTGCAGTACAACGAGAGCGACTTCGCCTTCGTGAGCCGGCTGATGGAACTCGAAGGCATCTACTACTACTTCAAGCACGAGAAGGACCAGCACACGCTGGTGCTGGCCGACGACATCGGTGCGCACGAAGCGATGCCCGGCTACGACACCATCGACTACTTCGCGGCCGACCGTGAGATCACCGAGGACATGGAAGTCATCCGCGAGTGGCAACCCAGCGAAGAGATCCGCTCGGGCAGCTACACCGTGGACGACTTCAACTTCACCACGCCCAAGGGCGACCTGATGAACGTGCGCAGCCAACCCAGGCCGCACGACAACGCCGACTACGAGATCCACGAGTGGCTGGGCGACTATCCCGCTGCCGGTGATGGCGAGCACTACGCGCGTGTTCGGCTCGAAGAGACGCAGGCCCTCGCGCAGCGCAGCGCGGGCCAGGCGACCGTGCGCGGCATGGCGCCGGGCTACAAGTTCACCATGCGCAACTCGCCGAGGTCGGACGACAACCAGGAGTACCTGGCGGTGGCCGTGTCGTACGCGCTGCGCGAAGGCGGCTATGCCACGGGCGCCGCGCCGGGCGAATACAACTTCGACTTCGTGGTGCAGCCTACTTCGCTCGCGTTCAGGGCACCGCGGCAGACGCCGGTGCCGCGCACCAGCGGGCCGCAGACCGCGACGGTGGTGGGTCCCGAGGGCGAGGAGATCTGGACCGACCAGTACGGCCGCGTGAAGGTGCAGTTCCACTGGGACCGCTACGGCCAGCGCAACGAGAACAGCTCGCGCTTCGTTCGGGTGTCGCAGATCTGGGCCGGTGAGCGCTTCGGCGGGGTGTTCACGCCGCGCATCGGGCAGGAGGTGGTGGTGGACTTCATCGGTGGCCGGGTGGACCGGCCGGTGATCGTGGGGCGGGTGTACAACGCCGACCAGATGCCGCCATTCGCGCTGCCGGGCGAGGCCACCAAGAGCGGCATCGTCACGCGCTCGAGCAAGGGGGGGTCGCCCGCGAACGCGAACGCCTTCGTGTTCGAGGACAAGATGGGCGCCGAGCAGATCCTGCTGCACGCCGAGCGCAACCTCGATGTGGAGGTGGAGGGCGACGAGACGCACACGACCGAGAAGACGCGCACCACGCTGATCAAGGGGCACGAGTCGGCCACCTACGAGTCGGGCGAGGAGCGGCACATCACGGGCGGCGCGGTGGAGACCATCGACGGCGGCGAGGAGCGCACGGTGACCGGCGGGGCGACCGAGACGGTGAAGGGCGGGGAGACGCGCACGATCAAGGGCGGTGCGACCGAGACGATCACGGGCGGGGAGACGCGGCTGGTCAACGACGGAATCAAGGAGACCGTCAATGGTGACTTGGTGCTCAGCGTCAACGGAAGCCATATTCGCCTTGTGGCCGGCGCCGACATCCGCATCACCGGTGGCGGACGCATCGAGCTTGTCAATGCGATCGATCTGAAGGCGGTGCTGGGGCCGGATATCACGGTTGTTGCCGGACCCAAGATCGTCTATGCGCCCACGATCATCAACCACACCGACAACTACACGATCAAGGCAAAGAACTACACGTTGAACGCGGACGTCACCATCATCAACACGCCTAATAAGACGGTCAATGCCACCGATCAGCACTGGCTCCTCGGTTTCCTGAAGATCCTGACCCGCAACCAGGTGAAGGCGATTGCAGCAGCCACCGATTTCTATGGGGTCAAGCTGCAGCTCTGCATCAACAACATGCAGTTCAACGGCGTCTTCCAGAACTGGGCGACGTACTTCATGCTTGATGCTCCTTTCAAGCTCGTCCTTGGAGAGAAGAAGGGAAAGAAGGCCGGCGCGGTGAATATTCGGAAGACGTCGTTCTATTTCACTAACTATTTCAAGATCAAGAAGTCGTGA
- a CDS encoding type VI secretion system Vgr family protein gives MARVVSARTPLGEDQLLFRSMAGTEGLSQLFEFEVELLSPSAALDLKSVLGKPLSLEIQTAVAGEPRFLNGQIVRFSMVGREGGTSRHTVYRASVRPWLWYLTRSSDNKIFQNKSVVEILEEVFGDYGFAFEKKLSGSYRQWEYCVQYNESDFAFVSRLMELEGIYYYFKHEKDQHTLVLADDIGAHEAMPGYDTIDYFAADREITEDMEVIREWQPSEEIRSGSYTVDDFNFTTPKGDLMNVRSQPRPHDNADYEIHEWLGDYPAAGDGEHYARVRLEETQALAQRSAGQATVRGMAPGYKFTMRNSPRSDDNQEYLAVAVSYALREGGYATGAAPGEYNFDFVVQPTSLAFRAPRQTPVPRTSGPQTATVVGPEGEEIWTDQYGRVKVQFHWDRYGQRNENSSRFVRVSQIWAGERFGGVFTPRIGQEVVVDFIGGRVDRPVIVGRVYNADQMPPFALPGEATKSGIVTRSSKGGSPANANAFVFEDKMGAEQILLHAERNLDVEVEGDETHTTEKTRTTLIKGHESATYESGEERHITGGAVETIDGGEERTVTGGATETVKGGETRTIKGGATETITGGETRLVNDGIKETVNGCVMLTVNGTVVRIVSGTDIRITGGGRIEIVNAIDAKFVLGPDLTVVAGPKVVHAPTIVNLSSSYTINTKDYTLDADVIIYNTPKHETTTQVQDHHRNTNYSAAWGKFVHRWEAYDFYGLKMQVTGAFFSLNGIFVNLSTVNSIEHRIRRQFEFVEFQNFRSEVKKKGLRAALATIYIKA, from the coding sequence ATGGCGAGAGTCGTAAGCGCGCGCACCCCACTGGGTGAGGACCAACTGCTGTTCCGCTCGATGGCGGGCACCGAGGGCCTGTCGCAGCTGTTCGAGTTCGAGGTCGAGTTGCTGAGCCCGAGTGCTGCGCTGGATCTGAAGTCGGTGCTGGGCAAGCCGCTGTCGCTGGAGATCCAGACGGCAGTGGCGGGCGAGCCGCGCTTTCTGAACGGGCAGATCGTTCGCTTCTCGATGGTGGGGCGCGAAGGCGGCACCTCGCGCCACACCGTGTACCGGGCGAGCGTGCGGCCGTGGCTGTGGTACCTCACGCGCTCGAGCGACAACAAGATCTTCCAGAACAAGAGCGTGGTGGAAATCCTGGAGGAGGTGTTCGGCGACTACGGCTTCGCGTTCGAGAAGAAATTGAGCGGCAGCTACCGTCAGTGGGAGTACTGCGTGCAGTACAACGAGAGCGACTTCGCCTTCGTGAGCCGGCTGATGGAACTCGAAGGCATCTACTACTACTTCAAGCACGAGAAGGACCAGCACACGCTGGTGCTGGCCGACGACATCGGTGCGCACGAAGCGATGCCCGGCTACGACACCATCGACTACTTCGCGGCCGACCGTGAGATCACCGAGGACATGGAAGTCATCCGCGAGTGGCAACCCAGCGAAGAGATCCGCTCGGGCAGCTACACCGTGGACGACTTCAACTTCACCACGCCCAAGGGCGACCTGATGAACGTGCGCAGCCAACCCAGGCCGCACGACAACGCCGACTACGAGATCCACGAGTGGCTGGGCGACTATCCCGCTGCCGGTGATGGCGAGCACTACGCGCGTGTTCGGCTCGAAGAGACGCAGGCCCTCGCGCAGCGCAGCGCGGGCCAGGCGACCGTGCGCGGCATGGCGCCGGGCTACAAGTTCACCATGCGCAACTCGCCGAGGTCGGACGACAACCAGGAGTACCTGGCGGTGGCCGTGTCGTACGCGCTGCGCGAAGGCGGCTATGCCACGGGCGCCGCGCCGGGCGAATACAACTTCGACTTCGTGGTGCAGCCTACTTCGCTCGCGTTCAGGGCACCGCGGCAGACGCCGGTGCCGCGCACCAGCGGGCCGCAGACCGCGACGGTGGTGGGTCCCGAGGGCGAGGAGATCTGGACCGACCAGTACGGCCGCGTGAAGGTGCAGTTCCACTGGGACCGCTACGGCCAGCGCAACGAGAACAGCTCGCGCTTCGTTCGGGTGTCGCAGATCTGGGCCGGTGAGCGCTTCGGCGGGGTGTTCACGCCGCGCATCGGGCAGGAGGTGGTGGTGGACTTCATCGGTGGCCGGGTGGACCGGCCGGTGATCGTGGGGCGGGTGTACAACGCCGACCAGATGCCGCCATTCGCGCTGCCGGGCGAGGCCACCAAGAGCGGCATCGTCACGCGCTCGAGCAAGGGGGGGTCGCCCGCGAACGCGAACGCCTTCGTGTTCGAGGACAAGATGGGCGCCGAGCAGATCCTGCTGCACGCCGAGCGCAACCTCGATGTGGAGGTGGAGGGCGACGAGACGCACACGACCGAGAAGACGCGCACCACGCTGATCAAGGGGCACGAGTCGGCCACCTACGAGTCGGGCGAGGAGCGGCACATCACGGGCGGCGCGGTGGAGACCATCGACGGCGGCGAGGAGCGCACGGTGACCGGCGGGGCGACCGAGACGGTGAAGGGCGGGGAGACGCGCACGATCAAGGGCGGTGCGACCGAGACGATCACGGGCGGGGAGACGCGGCTGGTCAACGACGGAATCAAGGAGACCGTCAATGGATGCGTGATGCTGACTGTCAACGGCACGGTGGTGCGCATCGTGAGCGGGACAGATATCCGCATCACCGGTGGCGGACGCATCGAGATCGTGAATGCCATCGACGCCAAGTTCGTCCTCGGGCCCGATCTCACGGTGGTCGCCGGACCCAAGGTCGTCCATGCGCCCACCATTGTCAATCTCAGTTCGAGCTACACGATCAACACCAAGGACTACACGCTCGATGCGGATGTGATCATCTACAACACGCCGAAGCATGAGACGACCACGCAGGTGCAGGACCACCATCGCAACACGAACTATTCGGCCGCTTGGGGGAAGTTCGTTCACCGTTGGGAAGCCTACGACTTCTATGGACTCAAGATGCAGGTGACGGGGGCGTTCTTTTCGTTGAACGGAATCTTCGTCAACCTTTCGACGGTGAATTCGATCGAGCACAGGATCAGGCGGCAATTCGAGTTCGTCGAATTCCAGAACTTCAGGTCGGAGGTCAAGAAGAAAGGGCTGCGTGCGGCGCTTGCAACGATATACATCAAGGCCTGA
- the tssH gene encoding type VI secretion system ATPase TssH: MTDIRRVSLFSKLNPMLYKALETATAFAKLRGNAYVELVHWLHQILQLQDSDLLRIVRRAGLNLDAVEQDLVRALDRLPHGATSISDISEHVDNAVERAWVYASLRFEATSIRGAYLLAGIVKTPGLRQVLSGISREFDKIVPDVLIAQLPAWTEGSPEDDFDAAAAPGPAAAAASHQGDGAAAGGSALAKYASDLTAKARAGELDPVYGRDDEIRQIIDILMRRRQNNPLLTGEAGVGKTAVVEGLASRLAAGDVPPSLKDVSLWVLDPTLLQAGAGVKGEFEQRLRQVIDEVEKSPKPIVLFVDEVHTLVGAGGTAGTGDAANLLKPALARGRLRTIGATTWSEYKKYIEKDPALTRRFQTIQVHEPTESKAVVMLRGISAELEKHHGVLILDAALEAAVSLSHRYIPARQLPDKAVSLLDTACARVALSQHALPAAIEDLQRRIEVLGIESGIAGREAAIGVGEHRRVEDIAAQVAAAQAELDLLEQRRAEESLLVERIVALRKQLSPAAVPVQAETQEQGDAADEDAPLDAEAAAPEPGRTPEEIRAELDQAQDRLVQLQGESPLILAAVDAQAIATVVADWTGIPIGRMVRDDAQSVLRLGEILSARVVAQPDALETISRRIRTARARLDNPNKPVGVFLLCGPSGVGKTETALALSEALYGGEQNLVTINMSEFQESHTVSTLKGAPPGYVGYGEGGVLTEAVRRRPYSVVLLDEIEKAHPDVHEIFFQVFDKGWMEDGEGRHIDFRNTVIIMTSNVGTDLVMQLCEDPTLRPDPEPLAAALREPLLKVFAPALLGRLVVVPYYPLQADALHRIIRLQLDRIATRLDANHGIALDYDDSAVELVARRCTAIESGGRMIDAILTHTILPRLSEEVIGATVSARKLAGVRLSAAGDDFQYEFSEA; this comes from the coding sequence ATGACCGATATCCGCCGCGTCTCCCTTTTCTCCAAGCTGAATCCGATGCTCTACAAGGCATTGGAGACTGCCACCGCCTTTGCCAAGCTGCGCGGCAATGCCTATGTGGAACTGGTGCACTGGCTGCACCAGATCCTGCAACTGCAGGACAGCGACCTGCTGCGCATCGTCAGGCGCGCGGGCCTCAACCTCGATGCGGTCGAGCAGGACCTCGTGCGTGCGCTCGACCGGCTGCCGCACGGCGCCACCTCGATCAGCGACATTTCGGAGCACGTCGACAACGCCGTCGAGCGCGCCTGGGTCTATGCGAGCCTGCGCTTCGAGGCCACATCGATCCGCGGTGCCTACCTGCTCGCGGGCATCGTCAAGACGCCGGGGCTGCGCCAGGTGCTCTCGGGCATCTCGCGCGAGTTCGACAAGATCGTGCCCGACGTGCTCATCGCCCAGCTTCCCGCGTGGACCGAAGGCTCGCCCGAGGACGACTTCGACGCTGCGGCTGCGCCGGGGCCTGCCGCTGCAGCGGCATCCCACCAGGGCGACGGCGCCGCCGCGGGCGGCTCGGCGCTCGCCAAGTACGCGAGCGACCTGACGGCCAAGGCGCGCGCGGGCGAGCTCGATCCGGTCTACGGCCGCGACGACGAGATCCGCCAGATCATCGACATCCTGATGCGCCGGCGGCAGAACAATCCGCTGCTCACCGGCGAAGCGGGCGTGGGCAAGACGGCCGTGGTCGAAGGGCTGGCCTCGCGGCTCGCGGCGGGCGACGTGCCGCCGTCGCTCAAGGACGTGTCGCTCTGGGTGCTCGACCCGACGCTGCTGCAGGCCGGCGCGGGCGTCAAGGGCGAGTTCGAGCAGCGGCTGCGCCAGGTGATCGACGAGGTCGAGAAGAGCCCCAAGCCCATCGTGCTGTTCGTCGACGAGGTGCATACGCTGGTCGGCGCGGGCGGCACGGCCGGCACCGGCGATGCGGCCAACCTGCTGAAGCCGGCGCTCGCGCGCGGGCGGCTGCGCACCATCGGCGCCACCACCTGGTCGGAGTACAAGAAGTACATCGAGAAGGACCCGGCCCTCACGCGGCGCTTCCAGACCATCCAGGTGCACGAGCCCACCGAGTCCAAGGCCGTGGTCATGCTGCGCGGCATTTCGGCCGAGCTCGAGAAGCACCACGGCGTGCTCATCCTCGACGCCGCGCTCGAAGCGGCCGTGAGCCTGTCGCACCGCTACATTCCCGCGCGCCAACTGCCCGACAAGGCCGTGAGCCTGCTCGACACGGCCTGCGCGCGCGTGGCCCTGAGCCAGCATGCGCTGCCCGCGGCCATCGAAGACCTGCAGCGCCGCATCGAGGTGCTGGGCATCGAGTCGGGCATTGCCGGGCGCGAAGCGGCGATCGGCGTCGGCGAGCACCGGCGCGTGGAGGACATCGCGGCCCAGGTGGCTGCGGCGCAGGCCGAGCTCGACCTGCTCGAGCAGCGGCGCGCGGAAGAAAGCCTGCTCGTCGAACGCATCGTGGCGCTGCGCAAGCAGCTGTCGCCGGCGGCGGTGCCCGTGCAGGCCGAAACGCAAGAGCAGGGCGACGCGGCGGATGAAGACGCGCCGCTGGACGCCGAGGCCGCTGCACCCGAACCCGGGAGAACACCCGAAGAGATCCGCGCCGAACTCGACCAGGCACAGGACAGGCTCGTGCAGCTGCAGGGCGAATCGCCGCTGATCCTGGCCGCCGTCGACGCGCAGGCCATTGCCACCGTGGTGGCCGACTGGACCGGCATTCCGATCGGCCGCATGGTGCGCGACGACGCGCAATCGGTGCTGCGCCTCGGTGAAATACTTTCGGCCCGCGTGGTCGCGCAGCCCGATGCGCTGGAGACCATCTCGCGGCGCATCCGCACCGCGCGTGCGCGGCTCGACAACCCGAACAAGCCGGTGGGCGTGTTCCTGCTCTGCGGCCCCTCGGGCGTGGGCAAGACCGAAACTGCGCTTGCGCTGTCGGAGGCCTTGTATGGCGGCGAGCAGAACCTCGTGACCATCAACATGAGCGAGTTCCAGGAGTCGCACACCGTCTCCACGCTCAAGGGCGCGCCGCCCGGCTACGTGGGCTACGGCGAGGGCGGCGTGCTGACCGAGGCCGTGCGCCGCCGGCCCTACAGCGTGGTGCTGCTCGACGAAATCGAGAAGGCCCACCCCGACGTGCACGAGATCTTCTTCCAGGTGTTCGACAAGGGCTGGATGGAAGACGGCGAGGGCCGCCACATCGATTTCCGCAACACCGTGATCATCATGACCTCCAATGTCGGCACCGACCTGGTCATGCAGCTGTGCGAAGACCCGACCCTGCGCCCCGACCCCGAGCCGCTGGCGGCCGCGCTGCGCGAGCCGCTGCTCAAGGTGTTCGCGCCGGCGCTGCTCGGCCGGCTGGTTGTAGTGCCTTATTACCCGTTGCAAGCCGATGCATTGCATCGCATCATTCGCCTCCAGCTCGACCGCATTGCCACCCGCCTCGATGCGAACCATGGCATTGCGCTGGACTACGACGACAGCGCCGTCGAACTGGTGGCGCGCCGGTGCACCGCCATCGAATCGGGTGGGCGGATGATCGATGCGATCCTCACGCACACCATCCTGCCGCGGTTGAGCGAGGAAGTCATCGGCGCCACGGTCAGCGCGCGCAAGCTCGCCGGCGTGCGGCTGTCCGCGGCGGGCGACGACTTCCAGTACGAATTTTCCGAAGCGTAA